The following proteins come from a genomic window of Aquificaceae bacterium:
- a CDS encoding AAA family ATPase: MFSENLLSARSLEYLNRAKDLARKRGDSKVDTDHLFLLMLSDEKSPLSKYIEKRGVDVKSFYKKVSEYIEKLHAQINKAVQQEAQHLIDLRSKIMQVKSDIGQVQIELDKIKRAKERLNQELQKARRYGDYWSLQELHVELARLERLESQYRSQLEGVERSLSAVFKPEDVRAFLENKLSIDGLIKKALESSSLVEQVKELGISPDRVIDAVGKIVFGKEPAFDYSQNLIRVLEKAQDKAVSEGLSQVEPYHIVASLLEAKDTIAGKILEDITGGEKMKDTVQELREEEKSPLERFGVDLTQMAREGKLDPVIGREKEINQLIEVLLRRTKNNPVLVGDPGVGKTAIVEGLAQRIVNKEVPVELQDKAIISVDMGSLIAGSKYRGEFEERFKSLLEEVKQKGNVILFIDEIHTVVGAGKAEGAVDAGNMLKPPLARGEIRVIGATTVDEYRKYIEKDPALERRFQPIYVDEPTEEETIEILKGLRPKLEKHHKVKISDEAIEAAVKLTRRYVTFRKLPDKAIDALDQASARKKLMAVAVPPEVQEIERKLRSLEEEIQKAYLEGNYEKEAQLKIKKVQLEKEKQELLSRLGGTEVRISEIKKRIEELDQEIIKAAERGDYEKEANLKIEKVKLEKELKELESKKAQELVVGWDDIAQVVSEWTGIPVTKLKEEEAERLLRLEEELHRRVIDQEHAVTAVAEAIRRARAGLKDPKRPIASFLFLGPTGVGKTELSKALAELLFGEEDALIRLDMSEFKEEHSIAKLIGAPPGYVGYEEGGKLTEAVRRKPYSVLLLDEVEKAHPRVFDLFLQVLDDGRLTDSHGRTVDFRNTVIIMTSNIGSQYLLSIPVDGDEERVQREFEKARERVLEELRYHFRPEFLNRIDEIIVFKPLTMKELFQIIDLLVASINKRLAERNISIELTEKAKEHLVKLGYDPAYGARPLKRTLQKHLETPLANLIIKGEIKEGQRVMVDLKDGKLEF, encoded by the coding sequence ATGTTTAGTGAAAACCTGCTCTCTGCAAGGTCTCTGGAATACCTAAATAGGGCAAAGGACTTGGCAAGGAAGAGGGGGGATAGCAAGGTAGATACGGACCATCTTTTCCTTCTTATGCTTTCTGATGAAAAATCTCCTCTTTCAAAGTATATTGAAAAGAGAGGGGTGGATGTAAAGAGTTTTTATAAGAAGGTTTCTGAATACATTGAGAAGCTCCATGCTCAAATAAACAAGGCGGTTCAACAAGAAGCCCAGCATCTTATAGACTTGAGAAGCAAAATAATGCAGGTAAAGTCCGACATAGGTCAAGTGCAGATAGAGTTAGACAAGATAAAAAGAGCAAAGGAGAGGTTAAACCAAGAGCTTCAAAAGGCAAGAAGATACGGGGATTATTGGAGTTTGCAAGAGCTTCATGTGGAGCTGGCACGACTTGAAAGGCTTGAAAGCCAATATAGAAGTCAGCTTGAAGGCGTAGAAAGAAGCCTGTCTGCTGTCTTTAAGCCAGAGGATGTAAGAGCCTTTCTTGAAAACAAGCTAAGTATTGATGGGCTAATAAAAAAGGCTCTTGAGAGCTCAAGTCTTGTAGAGCAGGTCAAAGAGCTTGGCATATCTCCCGACAGGGTCATAGATGCGGTGGGTAAAATAGTCTTTGGGAAAGAGCCTGCCTTTGACTACTCTCAAAACCTTATTAGAGTTCTTGAAAAGGCTCAAGACAAAGCGGTCTCCGAGGGTCTTTCTCAGGTGGAGCCCTACCATATAGTGGCAAGCCTTTTGGAGGCAAAGGATACTATTGCTGGTAAGATTTTAGAAGATATAACAGGAGGTGAAAAGATGAAGGATACGGTGCAAGAGCTAAGAGAAGAAGAAAAGTCCCCCCTTGAGAGGTTTGGTGTGGACCTCACACAGATGGCAAGGGAGGGCAAGCTGGACCCAGTTATAGGAAGAGAAAAGGAAATAAACCAGCTTATAGAGGTGCTACTCAGAAGGACTAAAAACAACCCTGTGCTTGTGGGAGACCCTGGGGTTGGAAAGACTGCCATAGTGGAAGGTTTGGCACAAAGGATAGTTAACAAGGAGGTGCCTGTAGAGCTTCAGGACAAGGCGATTATATCCGTAGACATGGGTTCTCTCATAGCAGGTTCTAAATACAGAGGAGAATTTGAGGAGCGTTTTAAAAGTCTTTTGGAAGAGGTAAAACAGAAGGGCAATGTAATACTCTTTATAGATGAAATTCATACCGTGGTGGGTGCAGGCAAGGCAGAAGGTGCGGTAGACGCTGGCAACATGCTAAAGCCTCCTTTGGCAAGAGGAGAAATAAGAGTGATAGGTGCAACCACAGTGGACGAATATCGCAAATACATAGAAAAGGACCCAGCCCTTGAAAGGAGGTTTCAACCCATATACGTGGATGAGCCTACAGAGGAAGAAACCATAGAGATACTTAAGGGTCTAAGACCAAAACTGGAAAAGCACCACAAGGTAAAGATATCTGACGAAGCCATAGAGGCGGCGGTAAAGCTCACAAGAAGGTATGTGACCTTTAGAAAATTGCCTGACAAGGCAATAGATGCCCTTGACCAAGCCTCCGCACGCAAAAAGCTAATGGCGGTTGCAGTTCCTCCAGAGGTTCAAGAAATAGAGAGAAAGCTAAGAAGCCTTGAGGAAGAGATACAAAAGGCATACCTTGAAGGCAACTATGAAAAGGAAGCTCAACTAAAGATAAAGAAGGTTCAACTTGAGAAGGAAAAGCAAGAACTCCTTTCAAGGTTAGGAGGGACGGAGGTAAGAATATCGGAAATAAAGAAGCGTATAGAGGAGCTTGACCAAGAGATAATCAAGGCAGCCGAGAGAGGAGACTACGAAAAGGAAGCAAACCTAAAGATAGAAAAGGTGAAGTTAGAAAAGGAATTAAAAGAGCTTGAAAGCAAAAAGGCTCAGGAGCTCGTAGTAGGCTGGGATGATATTGCACAGGTGGTCTCCGAGTGGACTGGCATACCTGTCACAAAGTTGAAGGAAGAGGAGGCGGAGAGACTACTTAGACTTGAGGAGGAGCTCCACAGGAGGGTAATAGACCAAGAGCATGCGGTAACTGCGGTTGCAGAAGCCATAAGGAGGGCAAGGGCTGGTCTAAAAGACCCCAAAAGACCCATAGCCAGCTTCCTATTCCTTGGACCTACGGGAGTAGGAAAAACGGAGCTTTCAAAGGCTCTTGCGGAGCTACTCTTTGGAGAAGAAGATGCCTTAATAAGACTTGATATGTCCGAGTTCAAAGAAGAGCACAGCATAGCCAAGCTCATAGGTGCACCACCGGGCTATGTGGGATACGAAGAGGGAGGAAAGCTCACCGAGGCGGTTCGTAGAAAACCCTATTCGGTCTTGCTCCTTGACGAGGTAGAAAAGGCACATCCAAGGGTCTTTGACCTGTTTTTGCAAGTTTTGGACGATGGAAGGCTCACAGACTCTCACGGAAGGACGGTGGACTTTAGAAACACGGTGATAATCATGACCTCCAATATAGGCTCTCAGTATCTTTTGAGCATACCTGTGGACGGAGACGAAGAAAGGGTTCAAAGGGAGTTTGAAAAGGCAAGGGAAAGGGTGCTTGAAGAACTACGTTATCACTTCAGACCAGAGTTTCTAAACAGGATAGACGAGATAATTGTCTTTAAACCCTTGACCATGAAGGAGCTATTCCAGATAATAGACCTGCTTGTGGCAAGCATAAACAAAAGACTGGCGGAAAGGAACATTTCCATAGAGCTAACAGAAAAGGCAAAGGAGCATCTTGTAAAGCTCGGCTATGACCCAGCCTATGGTGCAAGACCTCTCAAAAGAACTCTGCAAAAGCACTTAGAAACTCCTCTGGCAAACCTAATTATAAAGGGTGAGATAAAAGAGGGGCAAAGGGTAATGGTGGATTTGAAGGATGGGAAGTTGGAGTTT